Proteins from one Xenorhabdus griffiniae genomic window:
- the argH gene encoding argininosuccinate lyase, with translation MALWGGRFSQEADQRFKQFNDSLRFDYRLAEQDIIGSVAWSKALVTVGVFTAEEQQKLELALNELLDEVRTNPKAILQSDAEDIHSWVEGQLITKVGDLGKKLHTGRSRNDQVATDLKLWCKDQIVYILTALVELQQALVFTAENNQDAVMLGYTHLQRAQPVTFAHWCLAYVEMLNRDESRLQDALKRLDVSPLGCGALAGTAYDIDREQLASWLGFASATRNSLDSVSDRDHVLELLSDASISMIHLSRLAEDLIFFNSGEAGFVELSDRVTSGSSLMPQKKNPDALELIRGKCGRVQGALTGMMMTLKGLPLAYNKDMQEDKEGLFDALDTWLDCLHMAILVLDGIQVKRSRCEEAAKQGYANATELADYLVAKGVPFREAHHIVGEVVVAAIDRGKALEELSLFELQKFSNVIAVDVYDVLSLQSCLDKRLAKGGVAQEQVKQAIAQAKKRFS, from the coding sequence ATGGCACTTTGGGGTGGGCGTTTCAGTCAGGAAGCCGATCAGCGCTTCAAGCAATTTAATGATTCACTGCGTTTTGATTATCGTTTGGCGGAGCAGGATATTATTGGCTCGGTTGCGTGGTCAAAAGCGTTGGTTACGGTAGGCGTGTTCACTGCCGAAGAGCAGCAAAAGCTGGAACTAGCCTTAAATGAGTTACTGGATGAAGTGCGAACCAACCCCAAGGCCATTTTGCAAAGCGATGCGGAAGACATTCATAGTTGGGTTGAAGGGCAACTTATCACGAAAGTGGGCGATTTGGGTAAAAAACTCCATACGGGACGCAGCCGTAATGATCAGGTCGCAACTGACCTGAAATTATGGTGCAAAGATCAGATCGTCTACATCCTGACAGCATTAGTTGAGTTGCAACAAGCATTGGTATTCACTGCTGAAAATAATCAGGATGCAGTCATGCTAGGTTATACCCATTTACAGCGGGCGCAACCTGTCACTTTTGCCCATTGGTGTTTGGCCTATGTGGAAATGCTTAATCGTGATGAAAGCCGACTGCAAGATGCATTAAAGCGGTTGGATGTCAGTCCATTGGGATGCGGGGCATTGGCAGGAACGGCTTATGATATTGATCGTGAGCAGCTGGCGTCATGGCTTGGCTTTGCTTCAGCGACACGCAATAGTCTGGATAGTGTGTCTGACCGTGATCATGTTTTGGAGCTACTGTCAGATGCGAGCATTAGTATGATTCATCTTTCGCGTTTGGCTGAAGATTTGATTTTCTTTAATAGCGGAGAGGCCGGCTTTGTTGAATTGTCGGATCGGGTAACTTCCGGCTCTTCCTTGATGCCGCAAAAGAAAAACCCAGATGCGTTGGAACTTATCCGCGGTAAGTGTGGACGGGTGCAAGGCGCATTGACGGGGATGATGATGACGTTAAAAGGGCTTCCTCTCGCCTACAATAAAGATATGCAGGAAGATAAGGAAGGCTTGTTTGATGCACTGGATACCTGGTTGGATTGTTTGCATATGGCGATACTGGTGTTGGATGGCATTCAGGTAAAACGCTCCCGTTGTGAGGAAGCAGCAAAGCAGGGATATGCTAATGCAACTGAGCTGGCGGATTATCTGGTGGCAAAAGGTGTTCCGTTCCGCGAAGCACATCACATTGTTGGTGAAGTTGTTGTTGCGGCAATTGACCGAGGCAAGGCACTGGAAGAACTTTCTCTATTTGAATTGCAAAAATTCAGCAATGTCATTGCTGTGGATGTTTATGACGTTTTATCGTTGCAATCGTGTTTAGACAAGCGACTGGCAAAAGGTGGAGTAGCGCAAGAACAAGTGAAGCAAGCGATTGCTCAGGCCAAAAAGCGATTTAGCTAA
- the argB gene encoding acetylglutamate kinase, with product MEPLVIKLGGVLLDSEEALERLFTTLQLYRKTHKRPLVIVHGGGCLVDELMQRLQMPILKKQGLRVTPEDQIDIITGTLAGTANKKLLAWATKYRLPAIGLCLGDGGMVKVSQLDEELGHTGKAQPGSPDLLQILLDVGYMPIISSIGITEQGELMNVNADQAATAIAQVLNADLVLLSDVSGILDGKGKKIPEATAEQIGQLIDQGIITDGMIVKVNAALEAAKTLGQPVDIASWRHADQLIALFNGIPIGTRILA from the coding sequence ATGGAGCCGTTAGTTATCAAGTTGGGTGGTGTGTTATTAGACAGTGAAGAAGCGCTGGAACGGTTATTTACCACATTACAGTTATATCGAAAAACACATAAACGTCCGCTGGTTATTGTACACGGCGGTGGTTGCTTGGTTGATGAGCTGATGCAACGATTGCAGATGCCTATTTTGAAAAAGCAAGGCTTGCGGGTTACCCCTGAGGATCAAATTGACATCATTACGGGGACGCTTGCCGGAACCGCCAATAAGAAATTACTGGCGTGGGCAACAAAGTATCGTTTGCCCGCTATCGGATTATGTTTGGGTGATGGAGGGATGGTTAAAGTTTCTCAACTTGATGAAGAGCTTGGCCACACTGGAAAGGCTCAACCAGGATCACCTGATCTCCTGCAAATTTTGCTGGATGTGGGCTATATGCCGATTATCAGCTCGATTGGTATTACTGAACAGGGTGAATTGATGAATGTGAATGCCGATCAAGCTGCGACAGCTATCGCGCAAGTACTGAATGCAGATTTGGTCTTGTTGTCCGATGTCAGCGGTATTCTGGATGGGAAAGGGAAAAAAATCCCAGAAGCCACGGCAGAGCAGATCGGGCAGCTTATCGATCAAGGCATTATTACTGACGGCATGATAGTGAAAGTGAATGCAGCGTTGGAAGCGGCAAAAACACTCGGACAACCCGTAGATATTGCGAGTTGGCGTCATGCAGATCAATTGATTGCATTATTTAATGGCATACCTATTGGCACACGAATTTTGGCGTAA
- a CDS encoding toprim domain-containing protein encodes MTCSYGVHGFTDTHREAFRQYAIRQVHIAYDNDKAGNEAVALVPEPGVITTREANGDRVALPTAPKCTSGSKKLAEQNGRRSLL; translated from the coding sequence GTGACCTGCTCATATGGGGTACACGGCTTTACTGACACACACAGGGAGGCTTTCCGGCAATATGCGATTCGGCAGGTGCATATTGCCTATGACAATGACAAGGCCGGCAATGAAGCGGTGGCATTAGTCCCTGAGCCGGGGGTTATCACCACACGGGAAGCCAACGGGGATAGAGTGGCACTCCCCACAGCCCCAAAATGCACGTCGGGGTCAAAAAAGTTGGCAGAGCAAAATGGTCGCCGTTCGCTTCTTTAA
- a CDS encoding SymE family type I addiction module toxin gives MAKAHSRQNRAVNKAAKTERYYTVGYVPQNGRPNPRPAINLTGRWLKQAGFEIGGTLTVKIMDGCLVLIPDSDDTRTMKQQYQRQQDQLSEIKLKMRELLGDYNSN, from the coding sequence ATGGCTAAGGCGCATTCTAGGCAAAACCGTGCCGTAAATAAAGCGGCAAAAACAGAACGTTATTACACTGTGGGATACGTGCCGCAAAACGGCAGGCCGAACCCCAGACCCGCAATAAATTTAACGGGAAGGTGGCTTAAACAGGCCGGCTTTGAGATTGGCGGCACACTCACCGTTAAAATCATGGACGGTTGTTTAGTGCTTATTCCTGACAGCGACGACACCCGCACCATGAAGCAGCAGTACCAGCGCCAGCAAGACCAGCTCAGTGAGATTAAGCTCAAGATGCGGGAACTGCTTGGCGACTACAACAGCAACTAA
- the sthA gene encoding Si-specific NAD(P)(+) transhydrogenase produces MQHTHFDAIVIGSGPGGEGAAMGLVKQGKNVAVIERYNNVGGGCTHWGTIPSKALRHAVSRIIEFNQNPLYSDNSRILRSSFSEILRHAEVVINQQTKMRQGFYERNRCRMFAGEATFIDEHRVSVRYADDSVDILSADNIIIATGSRPYCPPDVDFTHSRIYNSDTILQLDHEPRHVIIYGAGVIGCEYASIFRGLGVKVDLINTRDHLLSFLDQEMSDALSYHFWNSGTVIRHNEEYEKIEGVDNGVIVHLKSGKKVKADCLLYANGRTGNTDTLGLENVGLETDSRGLLKVNRVYQTNNENIYAVGDVIGYPSLASAAYDQGRIAAKAIITGHADLHLVEDIPTGIYTIPEISSVGKTEQQLTAMKIPYEVGRAQFKHLARAQIAGMNVGSIKILFHRETKQILGIHCFGERAAEIIHIGQAIMEQKGEGNNIEYFVNTTFNYPTMAEAYRVAALNGLNRLF; encoded by the coding sequence ATGCAACATACTCATTTTGATGCCATTGTGATTGGCTCTGGTCCCGGAGGGGAAGGAGCAGCAATGGGGTTAGTAAAACAAGGCAAAAACGTTGCTGTTATAGAACGTTATAATAATGTCGGTGGTGGATGTACTCATTGGGGCACAATTCCGTCGAAAGCTCTCCGCCATGCTGTTAGTCGTATTATCGAATTTAATCAAAATCCTCTCTACAGTGATAACTCCCGCATTCTTCGTTCCTCGTTTTCAGAAATTCTGCGCCATGCTGAAGTCGTGATTAACCAGCAAACTAAGATGCGCCAGGGGTTTTATGAACGTAACCGTTGTCGAATGTTTGCAGGAGAAGCCACTTTCATTGATGAACATCGGGTCAGTGTGCGTTATGCCGATGATAGTGTTGATATCTTAAGTGCAGACAACATTATCATTGCCACCGGCTCCCGCCCTTACTGCCCTCCTGATGTCGATTTCACCCACTCCCGTATTTATAACAGCGATACCATACTGCAACTGGATCACGAACCTCGCCATGTCATTATTTATGGTGCTGGTGTGATTGGTTGTGAATATGCCTCTATTTTCCGCGGATTGGGTGTGAAGGTGGATTTGATCAATACCCGCGATCATCTTCTGTCGTTTCTTGACCAAGAAATGTCTGATGCGCTCTCCTACCATTTTTGGAATAGTGGCACAGTCATTCGTCATAACGAAGAATATGAAAAAATTGAAGGCGTTGATAATGGTGTCATTGTTCATCTGAAATCCGGCAAAAAAGTCAAAGCGGATTGTTTGCTGTATGCCAATGGCAGAACAGGTAATACAGACACGCTAGGTTTAGAAAACGTCGGACTGGAAACAGACAGCCGCGGGTTACTGAAAGTCAATCGCGTCTACCAAACCAATAATGAAAACATCTATGCTGTGGGAGATGTTATTGGCTATCCAAGTTTGGCTTCTGCGGCCTATGATCAGGGACGCATCGCGGCAAAAGCGATTATCACAGGCCATGCTGATCTGCATCTGGTGGAAGATATCCCAACCGGCATTTATACCATTCCTGAAATTAGTTCCGTTGGTAAGACTGAGCAGCAATTAACCGCAATGAAAATCCCTTATGAGGTAGGACGTGCCCAATTCAAACATCTGGCAAGGGCACAAATTGCCGGTATGAATGTTGGCAGCATCAAGATCCTGTTCCACCGTGAGACAAAACAGATTTTAGGCATCCACTGTTTTGGTGAACGTGCTGCAGAGATCATTCATATTGGTCAGGCCATTATGGAACAGAAAGGTGAAGGCAATAATATCGAATATTTCGTTAATACTACCTTCAATTATCCAACAATGGCAGAAGCCTACCGTGTTGCAGCACTCAATGGGCTAAACCGATTATTTTGA
- the xerC gene encoding site-specific tyrosine recombinase XerC, translating to MITSHDNTLITLRQQLEAWFDTLLAQGRADRTRETYRSYLLPFIDWCEQRTVRYPAQVTLVLLESWQRYLRAYRKADGQPYGNNGQRERLIALRLWFRYLLQRHHILYNPAEQMVLPKEEKRLPAQILSERETTQVLDSLDDQSVLGLRNRVMLEILWSSGIRRMELRQLRQGDIDFERGAVVVNQGKGNKDRVVPVGERALGWLKRYLVNVRPQLAAHYDSGYLFISQKGRPLSLGHLTQIAGKAIRQQAQLDKPGACHLFRHSMATQMLDNGADIRHIQAMLGHEKLNTTEIYTRVAIGHLKKVHKQTHPAERDTPTPQESSAGCASDEPDAEPTPQRTGQSDSPR from the coding sequence ATGATAACTTCACACGACAACACCCTGATCACACTGCGCCAACAGCTTGAAGCGTGGTTCGACACGCTGCTGGCACAAGGCCGGGCTGACCGCACGCGGGAAACATACCGTAGCTACCTGCTACCCTTTATCGACTGGTGCGAACAGCGCACGGTGCGTTACCCCGCACAGGTCACACTGGTGTTACTGGAAAGCTGGCAGCGGTATCTGCGGGCTTACCGTAAAGCCGATGGCCAGCCTTACGGCAATAACGGTCAGCGGGAACGGCTGATCGCCCTGCGGCTGTGGTTCCGCTATTTGCTGCAACGCCATCACATCCTCTATAACCCAGCCGAGCAGATGGTGTTGCCGAAAGAAGAAAAGCGGCTGCCGGCGCAGATCCTGAGTGAACGGGAAACCACGCAGGTGTTGGACAGCCTTGATGATCAGAGTGTGTTGGGACTTCGCAACCGGGTGATGCTGGAAATCCTCTGGAGCAGCGGCATCCGGCGCATGGAGTTACGCCAGCTCCGGCAGGGGGACATCGACTTCGAACGCGGTGCGGTCGTCGTGAATCAGGGCAAAGGGAATAAAGACCGGGTTGTGCCTGTCGGTGAGCGGGCGCTGGGCTGGCTGAAACGCTATCTGGTCAACGTCAGGCCACAACTGGCCGCGCACTATGACAGCGGTTATCTGTTTATCTCGCAAAAGGGCAGGCCGCTGAGTCTGGGACACCTGACGCAGATCGCAGGCAAGGCCATCCGGCAGCAGGCGCAGTTAGACAAACCGGGCGCCTGCCATCTGTTCCGGCACTCAATGGCGACGCAGATGCTGGATAACGGCGCGGATATCCGCCATATCCAGGCAATGCTGGGACATGAGAAACTTAACACGACAGAAATTTATACACGCGTGGCGATCGGTCACTTGAAGAAAGTGCATAAACAAACCCATCCGGCAGAGCGTGACACACCGACACCACAGGAAAGCAGTGCAGGTTGTGCCAGCGACGAGCCGGATGCCGAACCGACACCCCAACGCACCGGGCAGTCTGACAGTCCCCGTTGA
- the argC gene encoding N-acetyl-gamma-glutamyl-phosphate reductase, which yields MLNTLIVGASGYTGAELAAYLQRHPHVHLSGLMVSSQSLDAGKCFSELHPQYQGIVDLPLQPLTEVIEAAKGIDVVFLATAHEVSHDIAPIFLAAGCIVFDLSGAYRVQNTQFYKKYYGFEHKNTQWLEQAVYGLAEWQAEKIKQAQLIAVPGCYPTVSQLSLKPLLEQNLLDTEHWPVINAVSGVSGAGRKASIANSFCEVSLQPYGVFNHRHQPEITTHLGTEVIFTPHLGNFSRGILATITCKLKSGVTEAQIREAYQQAYHDKPLVRLYSKGVPALKAVVGSPFCDIGFAVQGQHLIIVGAEDNLLKGAAAQAVQCMNIRFGYEETQALL from the coding sequence ATGTTGAATACGCTGATAGTTGGTGCCAGTGGTTATACCGGAGCTGAGTTAGCAGCATATCTGCAACGTCATCCCCATGTCCATCTCTCCGGCTTGATGGTTTCTTCTCAAAGTTTAGATGCAGGGAAATGTTTTTCAGAACTTCATCCACAATATCAAGGTATTGTGGATTTACCCTTACAGCCGCTAACTGAGGTGATTGAGGCAGCAAAAGGGATTGATGTCGTCTTTCTCGCCACTGCTCATGAAGTCAGCCATGATATTGCCCCGATATTTCTGGCAGCAGGTTGTATCGTGTTTGATTTATCTGGTGCCTACCGCGTACAAAATACACAGTTCTATAAAAAATACTATGGATTTGAACATAAAAATACGCAGTGGTTGGAGCAAGCCGTATATGGGTTGGCAGAATGGCAAGCCGAGAAAATCAAGCAAGCACAATTGATTGCCGTTCCCGGCTGTTACCCTACCGTTTCCCAACTTTCCTTGAAACCGTTGCTTGAACAAAATTTATTAGATACAGAACATTGGCCTGTTATCAACGCTGTCAGTGGTGTCAGTGGCGCTGGCCGAAAAGCATCGATTGCCAATAGCTTCTGTGAAGTGAGTTTGCAACCGTATGGTGTTTTTAACCATCGTCATCAACCTGAAATCACCACACATTTAGGTACAGAGGTGATTTTCACCCCTCATTTGGGCAATTTCTCACGCGGTATTCTTGCCACAATTACCTGTAAGTTGAAATCTGGTGTGACAGAAGCACAAATTAGGGAAGCTTATCAACAGGCATATCATGATAAGCCGTTGGTACGGTTATATAGCAAAGGCGTTCCCGCGTTGAAAGCTGTTGTTGGTTCGCCATTCTGCGATATTGGTTTTGCTGTTCAGGGGCAACATCTGATCATCGTAGGAGCTGAGGATAATTTGTTGAAAGGGGCAGCGGCACAAGCAGTACAGTGCATGAATATTCGTTTTGGGTATGAAGAAACTCAGGCATTACTTTAA
- the oxyR gene encoding DNA-binding transcriptional regulator OxyR encodes MNIRDLEYLVALAEYRHFRRAADACHVSQPTLSGQIRKLEDELGVMLLERTSRKVLFTQQGMLLVEQAKTILREVKVLQEMASLQGESMSGPLHIGLIPTIGPYLLPLIIPELHKLFPKLEMYLHEAQTLNLLAQLDSGKLDCAILALVKETEAFIEVPLFEEPMKLAVYEEHKWSGRDKIKMAELSGEKLLMLEDGHCLRDQAMGFCFQAGAKEDTHFRATSLETLRNMVAAGSGITLLPDLSVPNERSRDGVCYLECYEPEPKRSVILVYRPGSPLRGRYEQLAEAIRTKMGNYYEILGKTSK; translated from the coding sequence ATGAATATCCGCGATCTGGAATACCTTGTAGCACTTGCTGAATACCGGCATTTTCGTCGAGCCGCTGATGCTTGTCATGTCAGCCAACCGACACTAAGCGGGCAAATCCGCAAACTGGAAGATGAGCTTGGCGTGATGCTGCTGGAACGCACTAGCCGCAAGGTATTATTCACCCAACAGGGAATGTTGCTAGTGGAACAGGCCAAAACCATTTTGAGAGAAGTGAAGGTTTTGCAGGAAATGGCCTCGCTTCAAGGTGAAAGTATGTCTGGGCCGTTGCATATCGGCCTTATTCCAACAATCGGTCCCTACCTCCTGCCACTTATTATTCCTGAACTGCATAAATTGTTCCCCAAATTGGAAATGTACCTACATGAGGCTCAAACCCTAAACTTGTTGGCTCAACTTGATAGTGGCAAGCTTGACTGCGCTATTTTGGCGTTGGTGAAAGAAACCGAAGCATTTATCGAAGTGCCGTTGTTTGAAGAACCTATGAAACTGGCGGTATATGAAGAGCATAAATGGTCTGGACGGGACAAAATTAAGATGGCGGAGCTATCCGGCGAGAAGTTATTGATGCTGGAAGATGGACACTGTTTGCGTGATCAGGCGATGGGATTTTGTTTTCAGGCAGGCGCCAAAGAAGATACCCATTTTAGGGCGACCAGTCTGGAAACTCTGCGCAATATGGTCGCGGCGGGGAGCGGTATTACGTTATTACCTGATTTGTCAGTGCCGAATGAAAGAAGCCGGGATGGGGTTTGCTATCTGGAGTGTTATGAACCGGAACCGAAGCGCTCTGTCATATTGGTTTATCGTCCCGGCTCACCTCTGCGTGGTCGCTATGAGCAATTGGCAGAGGCGATTCGGACTAAAATGGGTAATTATTATGAAATACTTGGAAAAACATCAAAATAA
- a CDS encoding argininosuccinate synthase, translating to MTKSIKKIVLAYSGGLDTSAIIPWLKEHYGNCDVIAFVADVGQSREDLEGVEQKALRSGASECHVVDLREEFIKEYVYPVLKTGALYEGSYLLGTSMARPIIAKAQVELALKVGADAVAHGATGKGNDQVRFESTYTALAPHLKVVAPWREWDLRSREALLDYLKVRDIPTTATLEKIYSRDENAWHISTEGGVLESTWNAANKDCWAWTVEVEEAPNEPEYVTVMIERGEVVGVNGQALSPYQCLDKLNKLGARHGIGRIDIVENRLVGMKSRGCYETPGGTIMMEALRGIEQLVLDRDSFKWRQQLGLEMSYVVYDGRWFAPLRQSIQAAAEMLAASVSGEVVLKLYKGQVTAVQKKSANSLYSEEFATFGEDEVYDHSHAEGFIRLYSLSSRIRALNSKK from the coding sequence ATGACTAAAAGCATTAAGAAAATTGTTTTGGCATATTCAGGTGGTTTAGATACATCCGCCATTATTCCGTGGTTGAAAGAACATTATGGCAATTGTGACGTGATTGCGTTTGTCGCTGATGTCGGCCAAAGTCGTGAAGATCTGGAAGGCGTGGAGCAAAAAGCGTTACGTTCCGGCGCTTCCGAATGCCATGTCGTTGATCTGCGCGAAGAGTTTATCAAAGAGTATGTTTATCCTGTGTTAAAGACCGGCGCCCTGTATGAAGGAAGTTATCTGCTCGGTACTTCAATGGCTCGTCCAATTATTGCCAAGGCGCAGGTTGAGCTGGCTCTGAAAGTAGGAGCGGATGCTGTCGCTCATGGCGCAACAGGTAAAGGTAATGATCAGGTTCGGTTTGAAAGCACTTATACCGCGTTGGCACCACATCTGAAAGTTGTGGCTCCGTGGCGGGAATGGGATCTGCGTTCCCGTGAGGCGCTGCTGGATTATTTAAAAGTTCGCGATATTCCGACAACCGCAACGCTGGAGAAAATCTATAGCCGTGACGAAAATGCATGGCATATTTCAACCGAAGGCGGGGTTCTGGAAAGCACGTGGAACGCTGCCAATAAAGATTGTTGGGCGTGGACAGTAGAGGTAGAAGAGGCACCCAATGAACCGGAGTATGTCACGGTGATGATTGAAAGAGGTGAAGTGGTTGGCGTGAATGGTCAGGCGCTTTCACCTTATCAATGTCTTGATAAGTTAAATAAGTTGGGAGCCAGGCACGGCATTGGCCGGATCGATATCGTGGAAAATCGTTTGGTCGGCATGAAATCCCGCGGTTGTTATGAAACTCCGGGGGGAACCATCATGATGGAAGCACTACGTGGTATCGAACAACTGGTTTTAGATCGTGATAGTTTCAAATGGCGTCAACAACTGGGACTGGAGATGTCTTATGTGGTTTATGACGGCCGTTGGTTTGCGCCATTGCGTCAATCAATTCAAGCGGCAGCAGAAATGTTAGCGGCCAGTGTCAGCGGTGAAGTTGTCCTGAAACTTTATAAAGGGCAGGTAACGGCAGTGCAGAAAAAGTCAGCCAATAGCCTCTATTCTGAAGAATTTGCCACTTTTGGCGAGGATGAAGTTTACGATCACAGCCATGCAGAAGGGTTTATTCGCCTCTATTCGCTTTCTTCACGCATTCGTGCACTAAACAGCAAAAAGTAA
- the argE gene encoding acetylornithine deacetylase, which yields MNIKLPSFIKLYHQLIAAPSISATDAEHDQSNEVVINLLAEWLKEIGFSIEIQGVPETRGKFNLLATLGSGSGGLLLCGHTDTVPFDEGRWTQDPFTLTERDGKLYGLGTADMKGFFAFIVDALRDIDVSKLSHPLYILATADEETSMAGARYFAANTHIRPDFAIIGEPTSLQPIRAHKGHIAQAIRIEGKSGHSSDPARGVNAIDLMHESITQLIKLRHTLQERYHNPAFVIPYPTMNFGHIHGGDAANRICACCELHMDIRPLPGLTLQNLNELLNDALEPVKQRWPGRLSVTELHPPIPGYECPTDHKLVGVIEKLLGTKADTVNYCTEAPFIQALCPTLVLGPGSIEQAHQPDEFLDMAFIEPTRTLLSQLVEHFCLKAG from the coding sequence GTGAATATTAAATTACCGTCTTTTATTAAATTATATCATCAGCTCATTGCGGCGCCTTCGATCAGCGCCACCGATGCTGAACACGATCAAAGCAATGAAGTTGTTATCAATCTGCTGGCGGAATGGCTAAAAGAGATCGGGTTTTCCATTGAAATTCAGGGCGTCCCTGAAACCAGAGGTAAATTCAATCTGCTGGCAACATTGGGCAGTGGTTCAGGTGGTTTGCTGCTATGTGGCCATACAGATACTGTTCCTTTTGATGAGGGGCGCTGGACACAAGATCCCTTCACGCTGACCGAACGCGATGGCAAATTATATGGACTTGGGACGGCTGACATGAAAGGTTTCTTTGCCTTTATCGTTGATGCGTTACGGGATATCGATGTCAGCAAACTATCGCATCCTCTGTATATTCTGGCCACTGCTGACGAAGAGACATCCATGGCGGGTGCACGTTACTTTGCTGCCAATACCCATATTCGACCTGATTTTGCCATCATTGGCGAACCCACATCATTACAGCCAATCCGCGCCCATAAAGGGCATATCGCCCAAGCGATCCGCATTGAAGGAAAATCCGGGCATTCCAGTGATCCAGCACGGGGCGTCAATGCCATTGATCTGATGCACGAATCCATTACCCAGCTCATAAAACTACGCCATACCTTACAAGAACGCTATCACAATCCGGCATTCGTCATTCCTTATCCAACCATGAATTTCGGCCATATTCACGGCGGTGATGCCGCAAATCGTATTTGTGCCTGCTGCGAGCTGCATATGGATATCCGCCCGCTTCCTGGATTGACTTTGCAGAATTTGAATGAATTGCTGAATGACGCTCTGGAACCGGTCAAACAGCGCTGGCCTGGCCGCCTGAGTGTGACTGAGCTTCATCCCCCTATTCCGGGTTATGAATGTCCAACAGACCACAAACTGGTCGGCGTGATTGAAAAACTGTTGGGAACCAAGGCAGATACCGTCAATTACTGTACGGAAGCACCTTTTATACAGGCATTGTGTCCGACCTTAGTCTTAGGACCAGGATCAATTGAACAAGCACATCAGCCCGATGAATTTTTAGATATGGCATTTATTGAACCAACAAGGACGCTACTTTCACAGCTTGTGGAACACTTTTGTTTGAAAGCGGGTTAA